The uncultured Treponema sp. genome includes a region encoding these proteins:
- a CDS encoding TetR/AcrR family transcriptional regulator, translating to MAKDKSETHENILKAARAEFMKNGFEKASIREIAKRAGVTSAALYRHCTDKEDLFSQLVEPSICEFRQWRKNHIATKYAQIEEKVSATELMKNNDIDMIREVIYPHRKDFVLILTKSEGTRYENFLHNMVNEDQKEMLKVLDFLKSRGNKVVEVSEKEMHTILSAAYTAMLEPVIHNYTQAETEHCLSVVEDFFMPGWQKLMGF from the coding sequence ATGGCAAAAGACAAATCTGAAACACACGAAAATATTTTAAAAGCCGCGCGCGCTGAATTTATGAAAAACGGCTTTGAGAAAGCTTCAATCCGTGAGATTGCGAAGCGGGCGGGCGTCACTTCGGCGGCGCTTTACCGGCATTGCACAGACAAGGAAGATTTGTTCTCGCAGCTTGTCGAGCCTTCTATTTGCGAGTTCAGGCAGTGGCGAAAAAATCACATCGCAACAAAATATGCGCAGATTGAAGAAAAAGTTTCCGCCACCGAGCTTATGAAAAACAACGACATCGACATGATTCGCGAAGTTATCTATCCGCACCGCAAGGATTTCGTTCTGATTCTTACAAAGTCGGAAGGCACTCGCTACGAAAATTTTCTGCATAACATGGTGAACGAGGACCAGAAGGAAATGTTGAAAGTTCTGGATTTTCTAAAGTCGCGCGGAAACAAGGTGGTGGAGGTGAGCGAAAAGGAAATGCACACGATTTTGAGCGCGGCGTACACAGCAATGCTCGAGCCGGTCATCCACAACTACACGCAGGCTGAAACCGAGCACTGCCTTTCTGTTGTGGAAGATTTTTTTATGCCCGGCTGGCAAAAACTCATGGGATTTTAG